The Methyloferula stellata AR4 genome includes a window with the following:
- a CDS encoding substrate-binding domain-containing protein yields the protein MSSRSLRTGLLAAAALIALPLAAAARDLRVCADPNNMPFSNANGDGFENKIAELIAADMGAEVKYYWFAQRRGFLRNTLNAHNCDVVIGIPIDIHMLHTTKPYYRSGYVFVQRADAAPITGFDDPKLTQLKIGVQLTGNDGVNTPPAHELADRGIVSNVHGYMVYGDYAKPSPLKDIIDGLAAGDIDVAAVWGPEAGWFAANQKVPLRLTPVTNARLPLPMSFDIGMGVRKDDTALAQELEASIERHRSDIDSILTDYHVPRLPLPTQKAETAQ from the coding sequence ATGTCTTCGCGCTCCCTTAGAACCGGCTTGCTCGCAGCCGCCGCGCTTATCGCCCTGCCGCTCGCGGCGGCGGCACGCGATCTCCGCGTCTGTGCCGACCCGAACAACATGCCCTTTTCCAATGCGAATGGAGATGGCTTCGAAAACAAGATCGCGGAATTGATCGCCGCCGATATGGGCGCCGAGGTCAAATATTACTGGTTCGCACAAAGGCGCGGCTTTCTTCGCAATACGCTGAATGCGCATAATTGCGACGTCGTCATCGGCATCCCCATTGACATACACATGCTGCACACGACGAAGCCCTATTACAGGTCCGGTTATGTGTTCGTTCAGCGCGCCGACGCGGCGCCGATCACCGGCTTTGACGATCCGAAGCTCACGCAGCTGAAAATCGGTGTTCAACTCACCGGCAATGACGGCGTCAACACGCCGCCCGCGCATGAACTCGCCGATCGCGGCATCGTCTCGAACGTGCACGGCTATATGGTCTATGGCGACTATGCGAAGCCCTCGCCTCTGAAAGATATCATCGACGGATTGGCGGCGGGCGACATCGATGTCGCCGCCGTCTGGGGGCCGGAGGCTGGCTGGTTCGCCGCCAATCAAAAAGTGCCGCTGCGTCTGACGCCTGTTACCAATGCGAGACTTCCACTTCCCATGAGCTTCGATATCGGGATGGGCGTGCGCAAGGACGATACGGCGCTGGCGCAGGAGCTCGAAGCCTCAATCGAGCGGCATCGCTCGGATATCGACTCCATTCTGACCGACTATCATGTGCCGCGCTTGCCCCTGCCGACACAAAAAGCGGAGACCGCGCAATGA
- the putA gene encoding bifunctional proline dehydrogenase/L-glutamate gamma-semialdehyde dehydrogenase PutA translates to MPLFAAPYAEADEAIAPRLLAATDMDAAALARVDALASRLVSAIRSQSPRLGALEDFLREYSLSTDEGLALMVLAEALLRVPDDTTADRLIEDKLTHATFARHAAVSDALLVSASAWALGVTARMLQKGETAQGIVASLVRRIGMSALRPAARQAMQILGAHFILGRNIEEGLAHSASGDGRLYRYSFDMLGEGARTSADAVHYMDAYRHAIETIGRESGTASLPQRPGISVKLSALHPRFELLSRLRVMDELVPRLGSLARLAKDHNLSFTVDAEEADRLELSLDVFAAVLADPALAGWDGFGLAVQAYQKRAGAVLDYVFDLARRHDRRLMVRLVKGAYWDTEIKRAQERGLTDYPVFTRKPMTDLNYLSCARQLLDARGHIFPQFATHNALTVASIVEYAGGVDGYEFQRLHGMGADLFKALRLDFPDAACRIYAPVGTYRDLLAYLVRRLLENGANSSFVAQVGDPSIPLDILLRHPQTAIGAGIFRALPLPEDIHGLSRKSARGFEFGARQELDALCKAVGEAPGFYSVASIVAGGATQQGPSRPVLSPIDGSMIGEVGESSPDLIDRAMRAAQDAFKLWSARPVEERALCLDRMADGLEAERSRFLALLQSEAGKTLDDALGELREAVDFCRYYAACARHLFSTSEIMPGPTGEENRLTHFGRGTFICISPWNFPLSIFLGQVAAALVAGNAVIAKPAEQTPLIASEAALLLHRCSVPGAVLQLLPGDGSTGAALVASPHIAGVVFTGSTETAFAINRALAAKDGPIVPFIAETGGINAMIVDATALPEQVTDDVIASAFRSAGQRCSALRLLCVQEDVADRVITMIAGAAAELVVGDPRDLSTHVGPVIDAAARDALETHIAAMKQSARVHFAGSVPAGAPARGFYVAPHIFELASVAELEREVFGPVLHVVRYKAAELDALLDAIAAKGYGLTLGIHSRIDATIEHIIARRLAGNVYVNRSMIGAVVGTQPFGGFGLSGTGPKAGGPNYLKRFMLEETVSINTAAVGGNASLMSQGG, encoded by the coding sequence ATGCCGCTTTTTGCCGCGCCTTACGCCGAGGCGGATGAGGCCATTGCGCCGAGGCTCCTTGCGGCGACGGATATGGACGCCGCGGCACTCGCGCGGGTCGATGCTTTGGCTTCACGGCTCGTTTCGGCGATCCGGTCTCAATCGCCACGGCTCGGCGCGCTCGAAGATTTTTTGCGCGAATATTCGCTTTCGACCGATGAAGGCCTGGCGCTGATGGTGCTCGCCGAAGCGCTGCTGCGCGTGCCGGACGATACGACTGCCGACCGGCTGATCGAAGACAAGCTCACGCATGCGACCTTTGCACGCCACGCTGCCGTTTCCGATGCGCTTCTCGTCTCGGCTTCCGCCTGGGCGCTCGGTGTTACCGCGCGCATGTTGCAAAAGGGCGAGACGGCACAAGGCATCGTGGCTTCGCTCGTGCGGCGGATCGGAATGAGCGCGCTGCGCCCTGCGGCACGTCAGGCGATGCAGATTTTGGGTGCGCATTTCATTCTCGGCCGCAACATCGAGGAGGGGCTCGCGCATAGCGCCTCGGGCGACGGCAGGCTTTATCGCTATTCGTTCGACATGCTTGGCGAAGGCGCGCGCACGAGCGCCGATGCGGTGCATTATATGGATGCATACCGCCATGCGATCGAGACGATCGGGCGTGAGTCAGGTACTGCGTCTCTGCCGCAACGCCCCGGCATTTCGGTCAAGCTTTCGGCCTTGCATCCGAGGTTCGAGCTTCTATCGCGTCTGCGCGTCATGGACGAGCTTGTGCCGCGTCTAGGCAGCCTGGCGCGGCTTGCTAAGGACCACAACCTGAGTTTCACGGTCGATGCCGAAGAGGCCGACCGTCTCGAACTTTCGCTGGACGTGTTCGCCGCTGTTCTCGCCGATCCTGCCTTGGCGGGCTGGGACGGTTTCGGCCTTGCCGTGCAAGCCTATCAAAAGCGCGCAGGCGCGGTGCTCGACTACGTCTTCGATCTGGCGCGGCGCCATGACCGGCGCTTGATGGTGCGCCTCGTGAAGGGCGCCTATTGGGATACGGAGATCAAGCGCGCGCAGGAGCGGGGTCTCACCGATTATCCGGTCTTTACGCGCAAGCCGATGACCGATCTCAACTATCTGTCATGCGCGCGCCAGCTTCTCGACGCGCGCGGCCATATCTTCCCGCAATTTGCGACGCATAATGCGCTGACTGTCGCGAGCATCGTGGAATATGCGGGCGGCGTCGATGGCTATGAGTTTCAGCGCCTGCATGGCATGGGTGCCGATCTCTTCAAAGCGTTGCGCTTGGACTTTCCCGATGCGGCCTGCCGCATCTATGCGCCGGTCGGCACCTATCGCGATCTCCTCGCTTATCTCGTACGCAGGCTCCTGGAGAACGGCGCCAATTCGTCCTTCGTCGCGCAAGTCGGCGATCCTTCGATTCCCCTCGATATACTGTTGCGACATCCGCAGACGGCAATCGGTGCCGGGATTTTCCGCGCATTGCCGCTGCCGGAGGATATTCACGGACTTTCGCGCAAAAGCGCGCGAGGTTTCGAGTTTGGCGCGCGGCAGGAGCTCGATGCGCTTTGCAAGGCGGTGGGCGAGGCGCCGGGATTCTACAGCGTCGCGTCGATCGTCGCGGGCGGCGCGACGCAGCAAGGACCTTCCCGGCCCGTTCTTTCGCCGATCGACGGCAGCATGATCGGCGAGGTCGGCGAAAGCTCGCCCGATCTGATCGATCGCGCGATGCGGGCCGCTCAAGACGCCTTCAAGCTCTGGTCCGCGCGTCCGGTCGAAGAGCGTGCTCTCTGTCTCGATCGCATGGCCGATGGGTTGGAAGCCGAGCGGTCGCGCTTCCTCGCGCTTCTGCAAAGTGAAGCGGGCAAGACGCTCGATGATGCGCTGGGCGAGCTGCGCGAAGCGGTGGATTTTTGCCGCTATTACGCGGCGTGTGCGCGGCATCTTTTCTCTACGTCGGAGATCATGCCGGGGCCGACAGGTGAAGAGAATCGGCTGACGCATTTCGGCCGCGGCACTTTCATCTGCATCAGCCCGTGGAATTTTCCTCTCTCGATTTTCCTCGGACAGGTCGCAGCCGCCCTCGTTGCCGGCAATGCGGTTATAGCAAAGCCTGCCGAACAGACCCCGCTCATCGCGTCGGAAGCGGCTTTGCTTCTGCATCGCTGCAGCGTGCCGGGCGCCGTCTTGCAGCTCCTGCCGGGCGATGGCTCCACTGGCGCCGCTCTCGTCGCATCGCCGCATATCGCAGGCGTCGTCTTCACCGGCTCGACGGAGACGGCCTTTGCGATCAATCGCGCGCTCGCCGCCAAAGATGGGCCGATCGTGCCCTTCATCGCAGAGACGGGCGGCATCAATGCGATGATCGTGGATGCGACGGCTTTGCCCGAGCAAGTCACCGACGATGTCATTGCGTCTGCCTTTCGTTCCGCCGGGCAGCGCTGCTCGGCCTTGCGGCTTCTTTGCGTGCAGGAGGATGTCGCCGATCGCGTGATCACCATGATCGCGGGCGCGGCGGCGGAACTGGTGGTCGGCGATCCGCGCGATCTGTCCACTCACGTCGGCCCGGTCATCGATGCGGCCGCGCGGGACGCGCTTGAAACCCATATCGCAGCGATGAAGCAATCGGCGCGCGTGCATTTCGCGGGCAGCGTGCCGGCGGGCGCGCCCGCGCGCGGCTTTTATGTCGCTCCCCATATTTTCGAGCTGGCCTCGGTGGCCGAACTGGAGCGCGAAGTCTTCGGCCCCGTGCTCCATGTCGTGCGCTACAAGGCTGCCGAACTCGATGCGCTGCTCGATGCGATCGCGGCCAAAGGCTACGGCCTGACACTCGGCATTCATTCGCGCATTGACGCGACGATCGAGCATATTATTGCGCGGCGTCTGGCAGGGAATGTCTATGTCAACCGCAGCATGATCGGCGCCGTTGTCGGCACCCAGCCTTTCGGCGGCTTCGGCCTGTCGGGCACGGGACCAAAGGCGGGAGGTCCGAATTACCTGAAGCGCTTCATGCTCGAAGAAACGGTCTCGATCAATACAGCGGCGGTCGGCGGCAATGCCAGCCTGATGAGCCAGGGCGGCTGA
- a CDS encoding GntR family transcriptional regulator, whose product MATRTDKTLTQQLAIEIADAVLSGEFASGQKLDEQMLAQRFNVSRTPVREALRHVASSGLVEIRPRRGAAVASVDKNDLEMLFVAMGELEAACARLAALSMTPIERRRLNALHDKMADYVTGDLPEAFAESNLDFHTQIYAGTHNRALAEMTAGLRRRLAPYRRAQFRTPGRLPRSHAEHGAVVAAILAGHAAGAHAAMLHHMTLVESAFEEFATAGAA is encoded by the coding sequence ATGGCGACGAGGACAGACAAGACGCTGACGCAACAGCTCGCCATCGAGATCGCTGATGCGGTTTTGTCGGGCGAGTTCGCGTCGGGCCAAAAGCTCGACGAGCAAATGCTGGCGCAGCGTTTCAACGTTTCCCGCACACCGGTACGCGAGGCACTACGCCATGTCGCCTCGAGCGGGCTTGTCGAGATCAGGCCGCGGCGCGGCGCGGCGGTGGCCAGCGTCGACAAAAACGATCTCGAAATGCTGTTTGTCGCGATGGGCGAATTGGAAGCCGCTTGCGCACGTCTCGCGGCACTGAGCATGACGCCGATCGAACGCCGCCGCCTGAATGCCCTGCACGATAAAATGGCCGATTACGTCACCGGCGATCTGCCCGAGGCATTCGCCGAATCAAACCTCGATTTTCATACGCAAATCTATGCGGGCACGCATAATCGCGCTCTGGCCGAGATGACGGCCGGCTTGCGCCGCAGGCTTGCGCCCTATCGCCGGGCGCAATTCCGCACGCCCGGGCGGCTGCCGCGCTCGCACGCGGAACACGGCGCCGTCGTTGCTGCGATCCTTGCCGGGCATGCAGCGGGGGCGCATGCCGCCATGCTGCATCATATGACTTTGGTCGAAAGCGCTTTCGAGGAATTTGCAACGGCCGGGGCTGCGTGA
- the ctaD gene encoding cytochrome c oxidase subunit I, with protein MANQDLMARESLTELPPLVAPSPELAARLQALWETAPGLRGFFMSVDHKEIGIRYIVTAFAFLILGGCEALLMRLQLAGPNMRLLTPEQYDELFTMHGISMIFLYAMPVLSGFSNYLWPLLFGARDMAFPRVNALSYWTFLFAGLFIYAAFIMGVAPNAGWFNYVPYTAKAANPGINIDFYALGMIFLGISTTVGSINFVVTLMRTRAPGMSINRMPVMVWGTLTASLANILVVPSVSLAFLMLWLDRNFGTHFFTVGDGGQPILWQHLFWMFGHPWVYAIVLPAMGFVSDGLPIFCRRPLVGYTLVALSTVATMALGFGVWVHHMFATGISDVALSFFSGASLVITVPSAIAVFCWIATIWAGRPVATAAFHFYAGMIALFVIGGVSGFMTASVPVDWQLTDTYFVVAHIHYVLIGINVFPVIGAFYTWFPKMSGRMLDERLGKWNFWLMFIGFNLGFFPMHISGLLGMPRRIYTYSPDMGWSTLNLITTLGSFLFAVGVLLFIVNIAVSLRRGAIAGPNPWDAGTLEWATSSPPPPYNFTVIPEIGSRHPLWEDRLGDPGASSVARGFAFDEGRETLGTSMLDSEPDAVLRMPGDSWLPFLLGLALTFIFIGMLIHVWWLAGIALVACAIVLILWLQPDSLPPLIPIEEAAHV; from the coding sequence ATGGCAAACCAAGACCTGATGGCCCGGGAGAGTTTAACGGAACTACCGCCGCTGGTCGCGCCGTCGCCGGAGCTCGCGGCGCGGCTGCAGGCGCTGTGGGAAACGGCTCCGGGCTTGCGCGGCTTCTTCATGAGCGTCGATCATAAGGAGATCGGCATCCGCTACATCGTCACGGCCTTCGCCTTTCTGATTCTAGGCGGTTGCGAGGCCTTGCTGATGCGCCTGCAATTGGCAGGGCCGAACATGCGGCTCCTGACCCCGGAGCAATATGACGAGCTCTTCACCATGCACGGCATATCGATGATCTTTCTTTATGCCATGCCGGTTCTCTCGGGCTTCAGCAATTATCTCTGGCCGCTTTTGTTTGGCGCGCGCGACATGGCTTTTCCGCGAGTCAATGCGCTGTCCTATTGGACCTTTCTTTTCGCCGGTCTGTTTATTTATGCCGCCTTCATCATGGGCGTGGCACCGAATGCCGGCTGGTTCAACTACGTGCCTTATACGGCCAAGGCCGCCAACCCGGGCATTAACATCGACTTCTATGCGCTGGGCATGATTTTCCTCGGCATCTCGACGACGGTCGGCTCGATCAATTTCGTCGTGACGCTGATGCGCACCCGTGCGCCCGGCATGTCGATCAATCGCATGCCGGTGATGGTGTGGGGCACGCTCACCGCGTCGCTTGCGAATATTCTCGTCGTGCCTTCGGTCAGCCTTGCCTTTCTGATGCTTTGGCTCGATCGCAATTTCGGCACGCATTTCTTCACCGTGGGCGACGGCGGGCAACCGATTCTCTGGCAGCATCTCTTTTGGATGTTCGGCCACCCTTGGGTCTATGCGATCGTTTTACCGGCGATGGGATTCGTCTCCGACGGGCTGCCGATCTTCTGCCGAAGGCCGTTGGTCGGCTATACGCTCGTCGCCTTGTCGACCGTCGCCACCATGGCGCTCGGTTTCGGCGTCTGGGTCCATCATATGTTCGCGACCGGCATTTCCGACGTCGCGCTCTCCTTCTTCAGCGGCGCATCGCTCGTTATCACAGTGCCGAGTGCCATCGCGGTTTTCTGCTGGATCGCGACGATCTGGGCTGGCCGGCCGGTGGCGACCGCGGCCTTTCATTTCTACGCGGGCATGATTGCGCTTTTCGTGATCGGCGGCGTCTCCGGTTTCATGACGGCCTCCGTGCCGGTCGATTGGCAATTGACCGACACCTATTTCGTCGTCGCGCATATCCACTATGTGCTGATCGGCATCAATGTGTTTCCGGTGATCGGCGCTTTCTACACGTGGTTTCCGAAAATGAGCGGCCGCATGCTCGACGAGCGTCTGGGCAAATGGAATTTCTGGCTCATGTTCATCGGCTTCAATCTCGGTTTCTTCCCGATGCATATCTCCGGTCTGCTCGGCATGCCGCGGCGCATCTATACCTATTCGCCTGACATGGGATGGTCCACGCTCAATCTCATCACGACGCTCGGGTCCTTCCTCTTTGCCGTCGGCGTGTTGCTGTTCATCGTGAATATTGCCGTCAGTTTGCGGCGCGGCGCCATCGCGGGTCCCAATCCCTGGGATGCCGGCACGCTCGAATGGGCGACGTCTTCGCCGCCGCCGCCTTATAATTTCACAGTCATTCCGGAAATCGGCAGCCGACATCCGCTTTGGGAAGACCGGCTCGGCGATCCCGGTGCATCGTCCGTCGCGCGCGGCTTTGCCTTCGACGAGGGCCGCGAGACGCTCGGCACCAGCATGCTCGACAGCGAGCCAGATGCCGTGCTGCGGATGCCTGGCGATAGCTGGCTGCCGTTCCTTTTGGGCCTCGCGTTGACATTCATCTTCATCGGCATGCTGATCCATGTCTGGTGGCTTGCCGGCATCGCACTCGTCGCCTGCGCGATCGTTCTAATTCTCTGGTTGCAGCCGGACTCGTTGCCGCCGCTTATTCCGATCGAGGAGGCCGCGCATGTCTGA
- the coxB gene encoding cytochrome c oxidase subunit II produces the protein MHGFPLNYVTSEGTKAAAILPLTKGVTAISLVVIVIIAALILTAIFRRRAAGGPQDLVQDVTPLRWIYIGTGLTVAVLLGVLVWTMTTVAAVVNPKDEPALSLDVTGHQWWWEVRYLDKNHPSNIFNTANEIHIPVGKPIRINLKSADVIHSFWVPALSGKTDMIPGQVNTIWLQADRPGTYRGQCTEYCGQQHAHMGFTVIADEAQKFEAWRLTQIRGDAPQANDPSPIADGRQTFTTHCGACHTVRGTGAGGIVGPDLTHIMSRSTIAAGTLPNKPGWLAGWIADPQHVKPGAKMPILDISGPELHAVTTYLATLN, from the coding sequence ATGCATGGGTTCCCTCTAAACTATGTGACAAGTGAGGGGACCAAGGCGGCCGCCATTTTGCCGCTGACGAAAGGCGTGACCGCGATTTCGCTGGTTGTCATTGTCATTATCGCCGCTTTGATCCTCACGGCCATATTCCGCCGCAGGGCCGCCGGCGGCCCGCAGGATCTCGTCCAGGATGTGACGCCGCTGCGCTGGATCTATATCGGCACCGGGCTGACGGTCGCTGTTTTGCTCGGCGTTCTGGTCTGGACCATGACCACCGTCGCCGCCGTGGTAAATCCCAAGGATGAGCCCGCACTCTCACTCGATGTTACCGGCCATCAATGGTGGTGGGAGGTGCGCTACCTCGACAAGAATCACCCGTCGAATATCTTCAATACAGCGAATGAAATTCACATTCCGGTCGGCAAGCCCATTCGCATCAATCTGAAGTCGGCCGACGTCATCCATTCGTTCTGGGTGCCGGCGCTCTCCGGCAAAACCGATATGATTCCGGGCCAGGTGAATACGATCTGGCTGCAGGCCGACCGCCCCGGCACCTATCGCGGCCAATGCACGGAATATTGCGGCCAGCAGCACGCCCACATGGGTTTCACCGTGATTGCCGACGAGGCTCAAAAGTTCGAAGCGTGGCGGTTGACGCAAATCAGAGGCGACGCACCGCAAGCGAACGATCCATCGCCCATAGCCGATGGCCGCCAGACCTTCACAACTCATTGCGGCGCTTGTCATACGGTCCGTGGCACGGGCGCCGGCGGCATCGTCGGCCCCGATCTTACTCATATCATGAGCCGCTCGACCATCGCGGCAGGCACTTTGCCGAATAAGCCCGGCTGGCTCGCCGGTTGGATCGCGGATCCGCAACACGTCAAGCCCGGTGCCAAAATGCCCATTCTCGATATTTCGGGCCCGGAGCTCCACGCAGTCACCACCTATCTCGCAACATTGAACTAA
- a CDS encoding c-type cytochrome — MKYVALLAFCAGFILAAMAQAQETNPPSGTDKYALPPVSLVPIAPGGGTPVDQASKIGEEYAKSPEHIEAGKQLFSAMNCNGCHSSGGGGMGANLMDKTWIYGGSIENIAASIVEGRPNGMPTWRGLIPMQQVWELAAYVKTLSENPTEK, encoded by the coding sequence ATGAAATATGTCGCCCTTTTGGCATTCTGCGCCGGCTTTATCCTGGCAGCCATGGCGCAGGCCCAGGAAACCAATCCGCCAAGCGGCACCGATAAATATGCTCTGCCGCCCGTCTCCTTAGTGCCGATCGCGCCCGGTGGCGGAACGCCGGTCGATCAGGCCAGCAAAATTGGCGAGGAATATGCCAAAAGCCCTGAACATATCGAAGCCGGCAAGCAACTCTTTTCGGCGATGAACTGTAATGGCTGCCATTCGAGCGGCGGCGGAGGCATGGGCGCCAACCTGATGGATAAGACCTGGATTTACGGCGGCAGCATCGAGAACATCGCGGCCTCGATTGTCGAAGGCCGGCCGAACGGTATGCCGACGTGGCGCGGGCTCATCCCGATGCAACAGGTCTGGGAGCTCGCAGCCTACGTCAAAACCCTGTCGGAGAATCCAACGGAGAAATAG
- the cyoD gene encoding cytochrome o ubiquinol oxidase subunit IV, producing the protein MSEGFNTVPGDDEADAGSVAGAVRTYLVGLGLAVLLTVTSFYVASTNLVWGPSIPVALVVLAIAQMGVHLVFFLHITTGPENTNNVMALFFGVLIVFLVIGGSLWIMAHLNQNMVPMDQLMQMQR; encoded by the coding sequence ATGAGCGAAGGGTTCAATACTGTCCCAGGCGACGACGAAGCCGACGCCGGCAGCGTTGCCGGTGCCGTGCGGACTTATCTCGTCGGACTTGGGCTCGCGGTCCTGTTGACCGTCACCTCTTTCTATGTGGCAAGCACCAATCTCGTGTGGGGGCCGAGCATACCCGTGGCGCTCGTCGTGCTCGCGATCGCGCAGATGGGCGTGCATCTCGTGTTCTTCCTGCACATCACCACGGGACCGGAAAACACCAACAACGTCATGGCGCTGTTTTTCGGTGTCCTGATCGTTTTTCTGGTGATTGGAGGCTCCTTGTGGATCATGGCGCATTTGAACCAGAACATGGTGCCGATGGATCAGTTGATGCAGATGCAGCGCTGA
- a CDS encoding c-type cytochrome yields MALASAGCDSAHPAIASSDAREAIAAMSSLGCGTCHSIPGVTGADGKVGPSLEHIGSQVYIAGMLPNSPTNLQHWILHPQEVVPGNVMPDIPMSDTSAGKIAAYLETLR; encoded by the coding sequence TTGGCGTTGGCCTCTGCCGGTTGCGATAGTGCGCATCCGGCGATAGCATCCTCCGATGCGCGCGAGGCCATCGCTGCGATGTCGAGCCTGGGCTGCGGGACCTGTCATTCGATACCCGGCGTGACCGGCGCCGATGGCAAGGTCGGACCCTCGCTCGAACATATCGGATCGCAGGTCTATATCGCGGGCATGCTGCCCAACAGCCCCACGAATTTGCAGCATTGGATCTTGCATCCGCAAGAGGTCGTGCCGGGCAACGTCATGCCGGACATACCGATGAGCGATACCTCCGCAGGGAAGATCGCGGCCTATCTGGAGACGCTGCGGTGA
- a CDS encoding cytochrome c oxidase assembly protein, producing the protein MASHYVPYCGLPPGPGSVAWNLDPILISVLAVGAGLYILAMRRWPLSMRGEPAPGPLGFAAGWLVLAGSFISPLCNLSVALFSARIGQHMILILAAAPLLVLGGADILFARAFGFDASRRNKAETFAAPLLFAFVLWFWHMPEPYDATLQSHIVYWSMEISLLATGVMLWRCLLRDLSRNPGPAIAASLFTGLQMTGLGALLVFMPRAVFAAHFTTTEVWGLSPLQDQQLGGLIMWLPFGLILTVHLVGAVGAFMQALERKAEAI; encoded by the coding sequence ATGGCAAGTCATTATGTCCCCTATTGCGGGCTTCCGCCGGGGCCCGGCTCCGTCGCCTGGAACCTCGACCCGATCCTGATCTCGGTTCTCGCCGTGGGCGCCGGTCTTTATATCTTGGCGATGCGGCGCTGGCCTCTCTCGATGCGCGGCGAACCCGCACCCGGGCCTTTGGGTTTCGCCGCGGGCTGGCTGGTGCTCGCCGGCTCTTTCATTTCGCCGCTTTGCAATCTGAGCGTAGCGCTGTTTTCCGCACGCATTGGTCAACATATGATCCTGATCTTGGCGGCCGCGCCTTTGCTTGTGCTCGGCGGCGCCGATATTCTGTTTGCGCGCGCCTTCGGCTTCGATGCAAGCCGCCGCAATAAAGCGGAAACCTTCGCCGCGCCTTTGCTCTTTGCCTTCGTGCTCTGGTTCTGGCACATGCCTGAGCCTTACGATGCAACTCTGCAGAGCCACATCGTCTATTGGAGCATGGAAATCAGCCTGCTTGCCACGGGCGTGATGCTATGGCGCTGCCTGTTGCGTGACCTGTCCCGCAATCCTGGCCCTGCCATCGCAGCGAGCCTTTTCACGGGCTTGCAGATGACCGGCCTCGGCGCTTTGCTGGTCTTTATGCCGCGCGCGGTTTTCGCCGCGCATTTCACAACGACCGAAGTTTGGGGACTGTCGCCGCTGCAAGACCAGCAGCTCGGCGGCCTCATCATGTGGCTGCCCTTCGGCCTGATCCTGACCGTTCATCTGGTCGGCGCGGTCGGTGCCTTCATGCAGGCGCTGGAGCGCAAGGCGGAAGCGATTTAG
- a CDS encoding cytochrome c oxidase subunit 3 produces MSDAAALKIAEADPAAMTARRRTGDLGRVSGWYGVRFIIVTEGSLFAYLLFSYYYCLAQAGVKWPVGGPPPLTLAAISTLLMVASSIALAWSQWSFFKEAKPRPVPGIGLAVIFGAVFLSLQALDLAKKVPAISASTYNSFYVLLAGLDFLHVAVGVIALVALLTWTIEGRIVGIRTSYVLIVAAYWHFVVIVWLSIFATMILLPYAS; encoded by the coding sequence ATGTCTGATGCCGCCGCACTCAAAATAGCCGAGGCCGATCCTGCCGCGATGACTGCGCGTAGGAGAACAGGCGACCTTGGACGCGTCTCCGGCTGGTACGGTGTCAGGTTCATTATTGTGACGGAAGGCTCGCTCTTCGCCTACCTTCTGTTCAGCTATTATTATTGTCTCGCACAGGCCGGCGTGAAATGGCCGGTCGGCGGCCCGCCGCCGCTTACGCTGGCAGCGATCAGCACGCTTCTCATGGTAGCAAGCAGCATCGCTCTGGCATGGAGCCAATGGAGCTTTTTCAAGGAAGCCAAGCCTCGGCCCGTCCCGGGCATCGGGCTCGCGGTCATCTTCGGCGCAGTCTTTCTGAGCCTCCAGGCGCTCGACCTCGCCAAGAAAGTTCCAGCGATCTCGGCCAGCACCTATAATTCCTTTTACGTGCTGCTGGCAGGTCTCGATTTTCTGCATGTCGCCGTAGGCGTTATTGCGCTCGTCGCTTTGCTCACGTGGACCATCGAAGGCCGCATCGTCGGGATCAGAACCTCCTACGTTTTGATCGTTGCCGCCTACTGGCACTTTGTCGTTATCGTCTGGCTGTCGATTTTCGCGACCATGATCCTTCTACCTTATGCGAGTTAG